One candidate division WOR-3 bacterium genomic window, AGCGGGATATGTCTCTGGGTGGGCTATTCCCTTTGGTTTTGAAGAGGATTTTGTCGATTCTTTATGCGTTTTATTCTTTGATAAATTTAGAGAACCAGAACCAGAAGAGCACAATCTTCTCGTTTTCCTCTCTTACTATTATTCCCTCGTTTATCAAAAGGCCGAGTTTAAAAAGCAATACGAGGCATTATCTTACAAAGACCTAATTAGTCAGACTTACAGCGAAGTGCTGATTAGAGAGATTCTGGATGTGCAATGTGAACAGGCAAAACGGTATGGAATAACCTTCTCGGTTTTAATGATTCGGGTTGAGAATTATGAAAAACTTGTCAGTATTTATGGGAATTATCAAGTAGAATCTACAATGTCAAATATTGCTAAGGCGTTGAAAGAGAATTTAAGAAGAGCAGATATTGTTGGAAGACTGTCTAAAAACTCTTTTATTGTGATTCTGCCCTTTACAAATTCTACTGGGACCGATGTGGTTTATCAGAGGGTTTTGAACATCCTGAGGTCTGGGATGTTCCCACCTTGTAAAAATGTTAAGTTCTCTGCGAGTATCACAAACTACATGGAAGGTGACAACCAAAAAGTAATAATTGAGAGATTACAGGATTTATTGAGGCCTGTTCTCTGATTTTTGTTTATTCAAAAGCTTAGATTTAATATTATCGCATGAATCCTGAAAGAATTGATCTTTTAATGGAGAAGTATGGTGTTGATTGGGTAGTTGTTGAGGGAAGCGGATCCGCTACTTCCCTCTTCTATCTTACAAGGGGTGCGCATATCGGTTCGGGCATCTTCCTTAAGGAAAGAGGTAAATCTCCTATTCTTATTCACATTGATATGGAGCGCGATAATGTGAAGCATCTTGCTGACTTTAGTCTCGTTTCTTTCTCCTCCTTGAATCTTAGAGACTTAAACCAAATTAAGGATCCAGTGGAACGGGGTTTTGCCTATTATAAGAGGATCTTCGAGAGATTTGGGGTAAGGGGAAAAGTCTATTTCCAGGGCGAAAGGTTCAATAACGTCTCACTGGAAGTTTTTAAGAGAATTTCTTCAGAGCTAAGTGGCATTCAGTTTCCACCAATTAAGGAAGACATCATTTATATTGCAAGGCGGCAGAAGACAGAAGAGGAAATAGAAAGGTTGATGTCTGTTGCCACAAGAACCCAAGAAGCTTTTCTGGTTTTGATTGACTACTTGAAAAAGTTAGACCGTTCCAGTGGATACCTTGAGGATAATGGTAGGCCTGTTACAATTGGTGCAGCAAGGGTTTTTCTTAGAAATGAATTAATAAAAAGAGGGCTGATTGACTCTTCTGGCATGATTATAGCCCAGGGTAGAGATGGTGGAGTTCCCCATAATCACGGTAATGATGAAGAGCCCATTAAAGTTGGCACTCCCATCGTATTTGATATTTACCCGAGAGAGTATGGGGGCGGCTTTTATTTCGATATGACAAGAACCTATTCCTTTGGGGAACCATCTGAGGATGTAATCGATGCCTTTGAGCAGGTTAGATATATTCAGGAAGAGGCTGTGAAACAAGCGGTAGAGGGTAAGGCTTGTAAGGAGTTAGAAGAACTTGTCGTAAACTATTTTGAGTCAAAGGGCCATGAGACGCTGAGGAAAAATCCTCAGGCTCAGGAGGGATATGTTCATAGCCTTGGTCACGGTGTAGGTCTTGATGTACATGAACTCCCCGTTATAAATTTAAACTCTGAACACACCCTTGAAAAGGGTGATGTTTTTACCATTGAACCAGGGTTGTATTATCCTTCTAAGGGGTTTGGAATTAGAATTGAGGACACCCTATACATTGATAAAGAGGGAAGGACCGTTAATTTGACCTTCGTACCAAAGGACCTTGTCTTATAAAAAAAGGAGACAGAGATGTCAATTAGAGAGATTGTTGCAAAAAAGGATAAACCCTTTAACGTAAAATATCATGTCAATCCTTCACAGCAGGAGTTGAGGGAGCTGGCATTGAAGCACATACCCACCTGTCTTGTGTCTGCTTACGGCAATATCAACAGGATAACTCTGCGTAAAGCCAGAATGGAAAAGTTTACTTACATTATAGCGGATGGAAGCAGAGCTTCGGAGTTTTCTTCTGCCGTTATGAGCCCGGAGAGGGCTGAGAAGTACATAAACCTTCAGAAAGAGTTTATCGAAAGGAAAGGTGAACTAATAGAAATTCAGGGATATTATGGTATTGGGGAAACCGCAGTTCCCATACAGGCTTTTTACACCCTTGAAGCAGCGAATGTTGCTGGGATGCAACAAGTAATGATGTTTTCTCGGGAGGAAGTCGAGGGGCCCGAGTGGTATAAAAAGGAATTTAAACCTGTATTTAAAGTTGTTTACACGCCCGGACTTGAACTTGATGACCTTCCGGGTAAAATGGCAATCTTAGTTGACCTTGAAAATTACGTGACCTATGTGATCAATTCAGACTACTTCGGTGAAAGCAAAAAAGGTATTTTAAGGATGTTAAATCACTACTTCTATTTGAAGGGCGGACTTGTCCTTCATGCTGGAGCGAAGTCTGTAAGAATTGACGGGAAAGATTATGCTGTTGCAATACTTGGACTCTCCGGAACCGGCAAGACTACCACCACTTTTGCTAAGCATGGGGAACATTCCATGCCCATCCAGGATGATATGATCACTCTCTGGCCCGATGGTTCTTATACAGTGACGGAGAACGGCTGTTTTGCAAAGACCTTTGGGCTTACAGAGAAAACAGAACCGGTCATTTATAAGGGTACTATTGACCCTTCTGCCTGGGTTGAAAATGTTTATATGAATGAGGATGGAACTTACGATTTTTCAAAGGAGGCACTTACACCACAAGAGGTAAAAAGGTACAGAGAGATATTTATTTTAACGGGAAGTGATCCAGCCCATGTTGATGCCTATATAAATGGAGAGGTGAAGTTTGAGGAAGTGGTTGATGAATACGGAATCCCAAAGGACGGATGGGATTTTGTTGTATGGACGCAAAATGGACGTTCCATCATTCCTCTGAAAGCCATTGAGAATGTAGCCGATTTGAATAATCTTCCGCCTTTAAAGTATGTTGGCATCCTTAATCGTGACGAGGGCAAGGATGCCGCGACTCCAGGTATCGTTCTATTCCCAAATCCTGAGATTGCTTCTGGTTATTTTATGCTCGGAGAAACTTCGAAGACTTCTGCAGCTGGTAAAGAACGAGGAAAGACGAGATCTCCATTTACTCAGCCCTTTTTCCCACTTAATCACAAACTACAGGCTGAGAGATTTCGTGAGCTTATGGCCAAAAACCCTGGGCTTATTACTTGGATGATGAATACCGGCTATGTGGGAGGAGATCAGCTGGATGAGAAAAAGGGAATAGCTCTTAAAGTAAAGATATCCCATTCTACCGCTATGCTGGAGGCACTCTTTAGAAACGAAATTAAATGGATGGAGGATCCCGATTTTGGCTACTGGATTGTAGATGTTAATGCCCCGGAAAATCAAAAACTCCTGGAAAAGGTGCCTGCTGAAATTCTTTATCCCAGGATACTTTACGAAAAGCAGGGCAGATTGAACGAATACAATGAATGGGTAATTAGAATCAAAAAGGAAAGAGAACAATTCCTTTTAAAATACGGCGTTGATGAGAAAATAATAAAAGCGGTGCTGAATGTGAAGTAAGTGATTTTTCTTTTGTTTTTTCTTGTTG contains:
- a CDS encoding Xaa-Pro peptidase family protein — translated: MNPERIDLLMEKYGVDWVVVEGSGSATSLFYLTRGAHIGSGIFLKERGKSPILIHIDMERDNVKHLADFSLVSFSSLNLRDLNQIKDPVERGFAYYKRIFERFGVRGKVYFQGERFNNVSLEVFKRISSELSGIQFPPIKEDIIYIARRQKTEEEIERLMSVATRTQEAFLVLIDYLKKLDRSSGYLEDNGRPVTIGAARVFLRNELIKRGLIDSSGMIIAQGRDGGVPHNHGNDEEPIKVGTPIVFDIYPREYGGGFYFDMTRTYSFGEPSEDVIDAFEQVRYIQEEAVKQAVEGKACKELEELVVNYFESKGHETLRKNPQAQEGYVHSLGHGVGLDVHELPVINLNSEHTLEKGDVFTIEPGLYYPSKGFGIRIEDTLYIDKEGRTVNLTFVPKDLVL
- a CDS encoding phosphoenolpyruvate carboxykinase (ATP); its protein translation is MSIREIVAKKDKPFNVKYHVNPSQQELRELALKHIPTCLVSAYGNINRITLRKARMEKFTYIIADGSRASEFSSAVMSPERAEKYINLQKEFIERKGELIEIQGYYGIGETAVPIQAFYTLEAANVAGMQQVMMFSREEVEGPEWYKKEFKPVFKVVYTPGLELDDLPGKMAILVDLENYVTYVINSDYFGESKKGILRMLNHYFYLKGGLVLHAGAKSVRIDGKDYAVAILGLSGTGKTTTTFAKHGEHSMPIQDDMITLWPDGSYTVTENGCFAKTFGLTEKTEPVIYKGTIDPSAWVENVYMNEDGTYDFSKEALTPQEVKRYREIFILTGSDPAHVDAYINGEVKFEEVVDEYGIPKDGWDFVVWTQNGRSIIPLKAIENVADLNNLPPLKYVGILNRDEGKDAATPGIVLFPNPEIASGYFMLGETSKTSAAGKERGKTRSPFTQPFFPLNHKLQAERFRELMAKNPGLITWMMNTGYVGGDQLDEKKGIALKVKISHSTAMLEALFRNEIKWMEDPDFGYWIVDVNAPENQKLLEKVPAEILYPRILYEKQGRLNEYNEWVIRIKKEREQFLLKYGVDEKIIKAVLNVK
- a CDS encoding diguanylate cyclase, encoding MFERELYKTAFGTNPLPMVLTDFNGNILDASVGFALLFDVHRDDLIGLNLKEIIQIEIVEDLAIETSIKGEFYKVFSQKYEVEGITFFVFSFYKVEQLRQSPSSSLLVNLRDLLKVSLEVSTFPEFIAHTLPMLCEIFGASNAMLLKRSKTELSRFFIVFGTDESFKQLRDRVQVKVEDETYLSVGMPIIANGEYKWESLKELIIEAGYVSGWAIPFGFEEDFVDSLCVLFFDKFREPEPEEHNLLVFLSYYYSLVYQKAEFKKQYEALSYKDLISQTYSEVLIREILDVQCEQAKRYGITFSVLMIRVENYEKLVSIYGNYQVESTMSNIAKALKENLRRADIVGRLSKNSFIVILPFTNSTGTDVVYQRVLNILRSGMFPPCKNVKFSASITNYMEGDNQKVIIERLQDLLRPVL